The DNA window GAAATTTATCTACCACCAGGCACTTACGAGTTGAAGAATCTTGCATGGATTACGGGCGTAAATTGGACTTATCTTGAGAAACGAACAATCTACGCAGACACAGAATGGAATGTTGCAGTAGTTGATGGTGATGCCTACAACGGAAGGGTTTACTACGATGCGAATGAAAACGGTGTACACGATGCAGGCGAGGAAATTGCAAATGCTAGAGTATTCCTCTACGATGAAAATAAAAACAGCATTTACACGAAAACAGGTGATGACGGAATGTTCCGTGCCAATATACCAAAAGATAGAACATACACAATGAAAGTGTTGGCTGATGAATTCAATCCACGGGAATTCTCACCAATGAAGTTTGCAGAACTTCCAGGAGAAATTGCACTCATCCCAGTGAATGTCTCAATTTTAGGCAACATAAAATTCCTGAATTTCGTAGATGAAAACATTTCTGTATCGCTCACTGGTGGGATGGGCAACAAAACATATCACATAAACACCAGCCAAAGCACGAATTTCACACTTACAGTAGCACCTGGCAATTACAATGTCCGAATTACATATCAAACCCAGGAAGTAAATGAAAATGACACTAGATATGTTGTTGAGGGGAACACAGAATTTAACACAAACTTAAACAGAAAAGTAAATCTCACTGTTAAAAAAGAAGTCAAGATAACTGCAAATCTTTCTCTCATTGATGGCACAACTCTCAACGCTGTAGTTAAACTTACGAACCGCTCAAATGAAATGACAGTGGATACGACAGCTGACGAGTTAAAAGACGGAGAATTTGTGCCGGTTGGAGAATGGAATGTGGAATGCATAGGAGAAAGAGGAGAACTCCATTATGCATCTATTACCCAGATTGAGGTTACAAAACCAGCACATTTCGACTTCACCCTTTATCCTGCTCATAGAGTCAATGTGAAAGTAGAGCATGACGGAGAGGGTGTAAGTTATATCCAACTGATGGCAACTGTTGATGAAATTACTCTTCAGAAAACTACGGACATAGGCGGGAATGCAGAATTCACAGTGCCTGCAAACAAATCAGTGAAATTCTGGGTAGATTACACAGGCACTGAAACTATTTCTAGCTTAAACAGAACTGTTCACTACGAAGGCAACAACACCACAGTAGCAAATGCTGACAAGACGGTGATTGTTGAAGTCACAAAGGAAATCCATAGCAGAATTCTTTCTGGAAACGTGGTTTACGAAGGGCAGAGGATGCTATCTGGCTATGTGGAATTCGTGTCAGATGCCACCGCACAAAAGTTTAGAACAGAAATTATAAACAGCAGTTTCAGCATTGAACTGCCTGCAGACACATATAATGTGTATGCATACGCACAAGATTACGCAATGGACTATGTGAATTGCACAAAGGTTCTTGTTAAGGAAGACAGTGAAACCCAACTCACTCTTGCGCTTGTGAAAGGTTACCGACTCAACGTACATGTAACAACTGAAACAAGTGCAGAAAAGACCTTGAAGATAACCACGCCTGAATGGAAATATGAGCTTGCTACCCTCGACACCGAATTCAGTGTTATTTTGCCTGGTGGTGAATATAAGCTAAGGACATCGCAATTCGGCTATGACAACGGAATGCGAGTTGAATACGCTGACGAGAAAACGGTGACAATCTACAACACCACAACTGCGGTCTATCTTTCACCTCAGAAAGTTGTGATTCGTGCCCTTGAAATCACATGGAATGAAATAGAACATGCCGTGATGGACCAGAACGATACCCGAGTGTTCAGTTTGATTGTTAAAAATCTAGGAAATGTAGAAGACAAGGTATCACTCACGGGCTCTCCTGTGGATTGGAGATTCAATTTCAGCGATAACAACTTTGCTATCGGTTATGGCTCTGGAAATAACACAAAGAGAATAGAGGTCTATGTGACTACACCAGATGATGCTAAAGTAAACCATCCACCAGTAATAATTACTGCCATCTCCATGCTAGATTCGTCGGTCTCAACATCCACTCAAATCAGAATAGAGGTTTTGGAAAAACGTGCCTGTGCATTGCTTGAAGGAACTAATTATAAGTTTGAAAACGGTTCTCTTGCATTCGACATTCAGGTAAAGAACACCGGAAATACTCTGGACACATTCCACTTAACAATTATTAATGCCAATGAAATCGCTGCACTTGGCTGGACACCAAAAATTTATGTGGGTGAACGTGAGGTAAACAAAACTAGCGAAATAGAGCCGAATGCTACAACCACACTTACTATTCGCCTTACACCAGGACAGGGTGCGATGCCGATAGTTACAAGAGCTTCTGTTAAACTCTATGCAATTTCTGAAACAAAGAAAGGTGATACAGCAACGGCCGAATATAGAATCCCAGTTTCAAACTTTACAATGAGTGCTGATGAATTTTCTGCAGCAGGAGAGAGGATTTCAATGAAGCCAGAAACCGTGGATTACTCTCCATACATTTGGGCAACCGCAATAATAATAATCGTGTTGCTTGCAATTCTGGTTTACTACAGATGGGGGGTGGTAAGGTGAAGCCTGTTGCACTTCTTTCGATTTCCATGCTTTTGACAGCTCTTCTTTTCCCTCTATCTTCAGTAACACATGCAGCAGCCCAGGGCTATGAGCCTGTGAGAGTAGTTATCTCTGGCCCAGACACTGTAGGTGTTAAAGAGGTTCGCACCTACTACATCAACATCACAGGTGGTCCAGCAACACTGGGTGGGAATTATTCTTACAAGGCAGTGATAAAGGGAGAAAATACTACTGGAGCCTATGTCACTCCTGCAGAAGGCAACAACACGGAAGGCAATTTTGAAGTAAATGTTACAATGCCTGAAAAGGCACAGCGACTCACGCTTGAGGTAAATGCCACCTCCTCTCACGAAGGCATAGACAAGTCGGTGGTAAAGGCATTCACCATAGAAGTAGTAAACCCATACACCTTCAAAGCTACAATAAAGAACTCTGGAAACATTGATGTCTATGGTTGCCAGATTGATGTGCTGATTGACGGAGTTAAAATTACAGAATTTAAGGTTGACATTCCAAAGAACTCCACATATACCTTTGAATATAACTACACTGGCAAAATAGAACAACCAGGGTGGCACACAGCAAAATTCGTGATAAAGAATGGATACGGGATGCTCTACTTCGAAAATGCCAGTGAAGAAATTTCGTTCTCCTTCTACAAGGCGCCACCCCCATTACCAAAATGGCTTCCGCTTGCAATTGCCCTTATCCTTATCCCTGTGGTAAGTATTATAATCCTCCTCCTTTTAGGAAGGAGAAAAAAAGGAAGTGGTAAAAAATGGTAGAAATCGCGTGTGTCTCCTGTGGAACAAGATCGCTCCAGAAAGGTGCGGTGAAATTCAAGTGTCCGGCTTGCGGAAAGGTAGAAATCTGGCGATGTGAAGAATGTAGAAACCAGAGCAGGGCATACACATGCAGAGAATGTGGATTTACTGGACCTTGAGGTGAAAATATGGGAAATGTATCAGTAATATATCGGGTGCTTCCCCAAGATGTGGAAGTAAACATCGAGAAAATAATGGAAGAAGTAAAAAATGTGATGCCAAAGGATGTTACCCTGAGAGGCATGCAAGTGAAGGATGTGGCCTTCGGACTCAGAGAGGTACTCGTTGCTGTAGTTATGAAAGATGAAGGAGGAAAAAGCGACGAAGTTGAAAAATTACTGAGTTCCATTCCTGGCGTTGGCTCTGTAGATGTTCTAGACCTTACCCTTGTGTGAGGTGAAAAAATGGGCAGGATTAGGCAGACATATATAAAAAGGGTGGCTATTGAACTGATTTCCAAACATGGAGATCAATTCACTGGCGATTTTTATCACAATAGGGAAAAGGTGAAAGAGCTTACAGACCTTGTAGTCAGGGATGGAGACAAAGAAAAAATTCTTTACAAGCAAATGCTAAACAGAATTGCTGGCTATGTGACAAGATACAAAAAGCGAAAGAGACACAGCGTTCTCGGCTGAGTTTGTTTCTTTTTTCATACCACATTTTTCTGTTTTTTTCTTATTCTTTTCGTCGCAATAACATCGTGCTCCCTGCAAGTGTAATAGCTGCGAACGCAAGTAGAACACAGATTTCAAGCCAAACATCACCGATACCGAGTCCTCTCACCATTATCGAGCGTTCTGCATCTATACCGTATCTGAGCGGAACAAAATAAGAGATAGGTTGAAGGACCTCGGGTATAGATTCCACTGGCCAGAAAAGTCCTGAGAGAAGCACAGAGGGAAAAATGATAAAGGGTATAAACTGGATCGCCTGAAGCTCGTTTTTAGCACCTGATGAAAGAAGAATCCCCATTCCCTGATGGCCAACTCCTATAATGAAAAACACAGCAAAAGCAAGAAGCACATTTCCCTTGATTGTGATTCCGAACAAGAGAATACCTGTGAGCATGATTACACAACTCTGGAGAAGGCAAATAATTCCAAACGCAAGGGCATATCCAAGCACCACCTCCTCTGCCTTTGCAGGCGTAGCCATAATTCTTTGCAGAGTTCCATTTCTTCGCTCATTCACAAAAAGAATTATTGTTAATATCGTGGTAACCATCATCACAGCAAACGACATAACACCAGGTGCAAAGTAATCTATGAATTTCGTGTCCTCACTTCCGTAGATGTAATTTCTTTCCAAACCTACTGGAC is part of the Thermoplasmata archaeon genome and encodes:
- a CDS encoding CARDB domain-containing protein — protein: MKPVALLSISMLLTALLFPLSSVTHAAAQGYEPVRVVISGPDTVGVKEVRTYYINITGGPATLGGNYSYKAVIKGENTTGAYVTPAEGNNTEGNFEVNVTMPEKAQRLTLEVNATSSHEGIDKSVVKAFTIEVVNPYTFKATIKNSGNIDVYGCQIDVLIDGVKITEFKVDIPKNSTYTFEYNYTGKIEQPGWHTAKFVIKNGYGMLYFENASEEISFSFYKAPPPLPKWLPLAIALILIPVVSIIILLLLGRRKKGSGKKW
- a CDS encoding 30S ribosomal protein S17e, whose product is MGRIRQTYIKRVAIELISKHGDQFTGDFYHNREKVKELTDLVVRDGDKEKILYKQMLNRIAGYVTRYKKRKRHSVLG
- a CDS encoding ABC transporter permease is translated as MKAKRVLVFTKRALFQFRHDKRTFAFILAVPLLMILIFGYTFSGEVQNVSVVFVSEDTGVNSTQFPLFPHKDFNLSDKIFKNIDREVLNLKVEQDFENARRQVENREAWALIYIPGNFTNEFLSAASGVGNGSKITVYLDGSNPTITGAVLSALGEAVKKAVEEISGPNLTQKSPVGLERNYIYGSEDTKFIDYFAPGVMSFAVMMVTTILTIILFVNERRNGTLQRIMATPAKAEEVVLGYALAFGIICLLQSCVIMLTGILLFGITIKGNVLLAFAVFFIIGVGHQGMGILLSSGAKNELQAIQFIPFIIFPSVLLSGLFWPVESIPEVLQPISYFVPLRYGIDAERSIMVRGLGIGDVWLEICVLLAFAAITLAGSTMLLRRKE
- a CDS encoding zinc finger domain-containing protein, which encodes MVEIACVSCGTRSLQKGAVKFKCPACGKVEIWRCEECRNQSRAYTCRECGFTGP
- a CDS encoding elongation factor 1-beta, translated to MGNVSVIYRVLPQDVEVNIEKIMEEVKNVMPKDVTLRGMQVKDVAFGLREVLVAVVMKDEGGKSDEVEKLLSSIPGVGSVDVLDLTLV